The Nonlabens spongiae genome contains a region encoding:
- a CDS encoding head GIN domain-containing protein — MSGLKDFRYLMVILVLVGFNACDSEDGLNCTQAAGDQVSVEFDVDFFDKVTVLERTGLVVKQDDVQKVVMKTGENLVNDIEITVEDERLMILNDNGCNVVRDYGLTVVEITVPDLKEIRSSTGLDVISDGVLTFEDLTLVSNDGPEEDFYHSSGNFRLQLDVGNLIINTNKLSNFYLSGTVENAFLNWDQGDGRLLAEELIIQNATILHRGTNEWRMDVKQNISGTISGYGDVILKSQPAFINVDETWRGRLIVEE, encoded by the coding sequence ATGTCCGGTTTAAAAGATTTTCGATATTTGATGGTGATCCTTGTTTTGGTCGGATTTAATGCTTGCGATTCAGAAGACGGGCTGAATTGTACTCAAGCCGCTGGGGATCAGGTTTCCGTTGAATTTGATGTAGATTTTTTTGATAAGGTAACCGTATTAGAACGCACTGGTCTGGTGGTAAAACAAGATGATGTTCAAAAAGTAGTTATGAAAACCGGAGAAAACCTTGTTAATGACATCGAGATTACGGTTGAAGACGAGCGTCTCATGATACTCAATGATAATGGCTGTAACGTAGTACGGGATTATGGTCTTACGGTAGTTGAAATCACCGTTCCTGACCTAAAAGAAATCAGATCCAGTACGGGACTTGACGTTATTTCAGATGGAGTTCTAACTTTTGAAGATCTAACGCTGGTTTCAAACGATGGTCCAGAAGAGGACTTTTACCATTCTTCTGGAAACTTTAGGCTCCAGCTGGACGTAGGTAATTTAATCATCAATACCAACAAACTCTCCAATTTCTATTTATCGGGTACGGTTGAAAATGCGTTTCTAAATTGGGATCAAGGCGATGGCCGATTACTCGCTGAAGAACTTATTATTCAAAATGCTACGATCTTACACCGTGGAACTAACGAGTGGCGCATGGACGTAAAACAAAACATCTCCGGAACCATAAGTGGTTACGGAGATGTTATTCTTAAATCTCAACCTGCGTTCATCAATGTTGATGAGACGTGGAGGGGGAGATTGATTGTTGAGGAGTAA
- a CDS encoding acyloxyacyl hydrolase — protein MNRIYVWVVVVLAFAKAVSAQNTEELPSIFTVDASLMHGTILEHNPDIAHLITDHPKGVLLSYNQKTFGEEEWQARYGYPDWGISVAYQDMKNFFLGEAYSAYAHFNFYFLKRNLQFRIGQGLGYMTKPFDAVDNPRNNAYGTRFTSSTFLLANYRKENIYHGLGFQAGFNIIHYSNANMRAPNNSTNTWFFNAGLNYTFNHENIPEFKIWEKKAYSEPIHFNLVGRLGFNESDFRGSGQYPFYDFSFYADKRINIKSSLQLGTEVFFAEFLKEYRDYLANSFPEEGLTGDENYQRVSVFVGHELHLGKTSLLTQLGYYLYWPIDFETRIYNRIGLQRRITDKIFASLTVHSHGAAAEGVSLGVGYRFKGFKL, from the coding sequence ATGAACAGAATTTATGTTTGGGTTGTTGTGGTTCTCGCTTTCGCGAAAGCGGTATCAGCACAAAATACCGAAGAACTACCATCCATCTTCACAGTAGACGCATCGCTCATGCATGGTACGATTCTCGAGCATAATCCAGACATTGCCCATTTAATCACCGATCATCCTAAAGGGGTTTTGTTGAGCTATAATCAGAAGACTTTCGGTGAAGAAGAGTGGCAAGCCAGGTATGGTTATCCAGACTGGGGAATAAGCGTCGCGTATCAGGACATGAAAAACTTTTTCTTGGGGGAGGCGTATAGTGCCTACGCGCATTTCAACTTTTATTTTTTAAAGCGCAATCTTCAATTTAGAATAGGGCAGGGTTTGGGTTATATGACCAAACCTTTTGACGCGGTTGATAATCCCAGAAACAATGCCTACGGAACTCGATTTACCAGTTCTACGTTTCTTCTCGCTAATTACAGAAAGGAGAACATTTACCATGGACTTGGGTTCCAAGCGGGATTTAACATTATCCATTATTCTAATGCCAATATGAGGGCTCCGAATAACTCGACTAACACTTGGTTTTTCAACGCTGGCTTGAATTATACATTTAATCATGAGAATATTCCTGAATTTAAGATTTGGGAAAAAAAAGCGTATTCTGAACCTATTCACTTTAATCTGGTGGGAAGATTAGGTTTTAATGAAAGTGACTTTAGAGGAAGTGGTCAGTACCCTTTTTACGATTTTTCTTTTTACGCAGATAAACGCATCAACATTAAAAGCAGCTTGCAATTGGGAACTGAAGTGTTTTTTGCCGAGTTTTTAAAAGAGTATCGGGATTACCTAGCAAACAGCTTTCCTGAAGAAGGGTTAACAGGTGATGAAAATTATCAACGTGTGAGTGTTTTTGTAGGACATGAACTGCATTTAGGCAAAACCAGCCTGCTGACTCAATTGGGTTACTACTTGTATTGGCCTATAGATTTTGAAACCAGAATTTATAACAGAATAGGTTTGCAGCGTCGTATAACCGATAAGATTTTTGCCTCACTCACAGTACATTCTCATGGAGCTGCTGCCGAAGGCGTAAGTCTGGGCGTGGGTTATCGATTTAAAGGCTTTAAATTATGA
- the metF gene encoding methylenetetrahydrofolate reductase [NAD(P)H] translates to MRITDHLKKADKPLFSFEIIPPVKGKSIKELYDNIDPLMEFKPPFIDVTTSREEFIYIEKENGLLEKRLTRMRPGTLGICASIQNKYGIDTVPHILCGGFTKQETEYLLVDCMYLGIDNVMALRGDARKEEKRFSKTEEGHEFAIDLVKQIQAQNKGKYLHEVIEISCDVDFCIGVAGYPEKHEESPSLKSDLKRLKEKVDAGADYVVTQMFFDNNKFFEFVEAARAMDINVPIIPGIKPIATKKHLNILPQTFHLDLPQELVDAVESCKNNKEVRQVGVEFAVQQSKELLEYGVPVLHFYSMGKSDNIEAVARELF, encoded by the coding sequence ATGAGAATAACGGATCACCTAAAGAAAGCTGACAAACCACTTTTTAGCTTTGAGATCATACCACCTGTTAAAGGGAAATCCATCAAGGAACTTTATGACAATATCGACCCTTTGATGGAGTTCAAACCACCATTTATTGATGTTACGACCTCGCGAGAAGAGTTCATCTACATTGAAAAGGAAAATGGCCTGCTGGAAAAACGACTTACCAGAATGCGTCCCGGTACACTTGGGATTTGTGCCTCCATACAGAATAAATATGGAATAGACACAGTTCCCCACATACTTTGTGGCGGATTCACAAAACAAGAAACCGAATATCTGCTGGTGGATTGTATGTACTTGGGAATCGATAATGTGATGGCTTTGCGAGGCGATGCGCGTAAAGAGGAAAAAAGATTTTCAAAGACTGAGGAAGGTCATGAATTTGCCATCGATCTCGTGAAGCAAATTCAGGCTCAGAACAAGGGTAAATATCTGCACGAGGTGATTGAAATTTCTTGCGATGTGGACTTTTGCATAGGTGTTGCCGGCTATCCAGAAAAGCATGAGGAATCTCCCAGTTTGAAAAGTGACCTGAAAAGACTTAAAGAAAAGGTAGATGCCGGCGCCGATTATGTGGTGACCCAAATGTTTTTTGACAACAATAAATTCTTTGAATTTGTAGAAGCGGCTCGAGCGATGGATATCAATGTGCCTATCATTCCAGGTATCAAGCCCATTGCTACAAAAAAGCACTTAAATATTCTGCCACAAACTTTCCATCTGGACTTACCTCAGGAGCTTGTGGATGCGGTGGAATCGTGCAAAAACAATAAGGAAGTACGTCAAGTAGGCGTGGAGTTTGCCGTTCAGCAAAGCAAAGAACTTCTAGAATATGGTGTTCCCGTGCTGCATTTCTATAGCATGGGTAAAAGTGACAACATCGAGGCTGTGGCGCGGGAGTTGTTTTGA
- the metH gene encoding methionine synthase: protein MSKTDCRPLKLSGLEPLVITPESNFVNVGERTNVAGSRKFLRLIKEEKFDEALEIARDQVENGAQIIDINMDDGLIDGKSAMVKFLNLIAAEPDISRVPIMIDSSKWEIIEAGLQVVQGKCVVNSISLKEGEEEFIKQAKAIKRYGAAVIVMAFDEVGQADTYDRRIEIAKRSYEILVKKVKFPPEDIIFDLNIFPVATGMEEHKLNAIDFIEGTRWVRNNLPYASVSGGVSNVSFSFRGNNTVREAMHSSFLYHAINAGMNMGIVNPALLEVYDDIDRELLEYVEDVLLNRRDDATERLLDYAESVTQTTKASTKDDSWREDSLQERITRSLVKGIDGFIIEDVEEARQSVSRPIEVIEGHLMTGMNVVGDLFGSGKMFLPQVVKSARVMKKAVAYLLPFIEEEKDGAKSSNGKVLMATVKGDVHDIGKNIVSVVLACNNYEIIDLGVMVPPEKILDAAIENDVDIIGLSGLITPSLDEMVFLAKEMQRRDFKVPLMIGGATTSRAHTAVKIDPEYDCTVVHVNDASRAVTIAGAVIEKEDGSHDAFAKAKKEEYAKLRTDFLGRSKKKEYLSIEEARKNPWTTDWENYHPIKPNKLGVFEFNDVEIKDLVDYIDWSPFFRSWDLHGRYPLILTDEVVGEQAKELFADAQEMLRIIIEENWLEARAIYGLFPAQNAGDDINVDHEGGFTFRTLRQQSKKAKGKPNIALSDFIAPENSGVQDYIGAFCVSTGFGVAEKAAQFEKDHDDYNSIMLKALADRLAEAYSEYLHLKVRKEFWGYAGDEHLDNDALIKEEYKGIRPAPGYPACPDHLEKQTIWEMLGVKEKINVRLTESLAMWPAASVSGYYIAHPEARYFGLGKIKEDQVQDYAERKGITYQEAERWLNPNIAD from the coding sequence ATGTCTAAAACTGATTGTCGACCATTAAAATTAAGCGGTCTTGAACCGCTCGTCATCACGCCAGAGAGCAATTTTGTCAACGTAGGTGAGCGTACAAACGTCGCCGGTTCCAGAAAGTTTTTAAGACTCATCAAAGAAGAAAAATTTGATGAAGCTCTTGAGATTGCGAGAGATCAAGTAGAAAACGGAGCGCAGATCATCGATATCAATATGGATGACGGTCTCATCGATGGGAAATCTGCAATGGTAAAATTTCTGAACCTAATCGCTGCCGAGCCTGATATCTCAAGGGTCCCTATCATGATCGACAGTTCTAAATGGGAAATCATTGAGGCTGGCCTTCAGGTAGTCCAGGGAAAATGCGTCGTAAATTCAATCAGCCTTAAAGAAGGTGAGGAAGAATTTATTAAACAAGCTAAAGCCATAAAACGTTATGGAGCAGCCGTGATCGTCATGGCATTTGATGAGGTAGGACAAGCCGATACATATGATCGCAGAATTGAAATTGCAAAACGCAGCTATGAAATCCTTGTCAAAAAAGTAAAGTTTCCACCAGAGGACATCATTTTTGACCTCAATATTTTTCCAGTAGCGACTGGAATGGAGGAGCACAAACTCAATGCCATTGACTTTATCGAAGGAACTCGCTGGGTGCGTAACAATTTGCCGTACGCAAGTGTCAGCGGTGGAGTAAGTAATGTGAGTTTTAGTTTCAGGGGAAACAATACAGTGCGTGAGGCCATGCACAGCTCATTTTTATACCATGCGATAAATGCCGGTATGAATATGGGGATAGTAAATCCAGCTCTGCTTGAGGTTTATGATGATATCGATAGAGAACTGTTGGAGTACGTGGAAGACGTACTGCTCAACCGTCGCGATGATGCGACAGAACGATTGCTCGATTATGCAGAAAGTGTTACACAAACCACCAAAGCCTCTACAAAGGACGATTCCTGGCGAGAGGATTCACTGCAAGAGCGCATCACGAGATCGCTAGTAAAGGGGATCGATGGCTTTATCATTGAAGATGTGGAAGAGGCGCGGCAGTCGGTCAGTAGGCCCATTGAGGTAATTGAAGGGCACTTGATGACTGGTATGAATGTCGTGGGAGACCTTTTCGGGAGTGGAAAAATGTTTTTGCCTCAAGTGGTAAAAAGTGCTCGTGTCATGAAAAAGGCGGTGGCATATTTGCTGCCATTTATTGAAGAGGAGAAAGACGGTGCAAAGTCTTCAAACGGTAAGGTTTTGATGGCCACCGTTAAAGGCGATGTTCACGACATCGGTAAGAATATTGTTTCCGTGGTGCTGGCGTGTAACAATTACGAGATCATCGATCTGGGTGTGATGGTTCCACCAGAGAAAATTCTTGATGCAGCCATTGAAAATGATGTGGACATAATCGGTTTGAGTGGTTTGATAACTCCATCGCTCGATGAAATGGTTTTCCTGGCAAAAGAGATGCAGCGACGCGACTTCAAAGTGCCGCTAATGATAGGCGGAGCGACGACTTCTCGTGCGCATACCGCTGTAAAAATCGATCCGGAATATGACTGCACGGTAGTCCATGTAAATGACGCGAGTAGAGCGGTTACGATTGCTGGTGCCGTTATTGAGAAGGAAGATGGTAGTCATGACGCTTTCGCGAAAGCGAAAAAAGAAGAATACGCAAAACTAAGAACCGATTTCCTAGGTCGATCAAAAAAGAAGGAATACCTGAGCATCGAGGAAGCACGAAAGAATCCGTGGACCACCGATTGGGAAAATTATCACCCGATAAAACCTAACAAACTGGGTGTTTTTGAATTCAATGATGTTGAGATCAAGGATCTGGTGGATTACATCGATTGGTCGCCATTTTTTAGAAGCTGGGATCTACACGGGAGATATCCACTCATTTTGACTGATGAGGTAGTGGGAGAGCAAGCAAAAGAACTTTTTGCCGATGCGCAGGAAATGCTGCGAATAATCATTGAAGAAAATTGGCTAGAGGCCCGTGCAATCTACGGGTTGTTCCCAGCCCAAAATGCAGGAGATGATATCAACGTAGATCACGAAGGCGGTTTTACGTTCAGAACATTACGCCAGCAAAGCAAAAAAGCCAAGGGCAAGCCCAATATTGCTCTTTCAGACTTTATCGCCCCTGAGAATAGCGGCGTTCAAGATTATATCGGTGCGTTTTGCGTGAGTACAGGTTTTGGAGTCGCAGAAAAGGCAGCTCAATTTGAAAAAGATCACGACGACTATAACAGCATTATGTTAAAAGCGCTCGCTGATCGACTGGCAGAGGCTTATTCGGAATATCTGCACCTCAAAGTTAGAAAGGAATTCTGGGGTTACGCGGGCGATGAGCACCTTGATAATGATGCGTTGATTAAGGAAGAATACAAAGGGATTCGACCTGCGCCCGGTTATCCTGCCTGTCCAGATCATTTAGAGAAACAGACGATTTGGGAAATGCTGGGTGTTAAGGAAAAAATCAATGTACGCTTGACAGAAAGTCTCGCGATGTGGCCAGCGGCAAGTGTTTCTGGATATTATATCGCGCATCCAGAAGCACGGTATTTTGGACTGGGGAAGATTAAGGAAGATCAGGTGCAGGATTATGCAGAGCGCAAAGGAATTACCTATCAAGAAGCAGAACGCTGGCTCAATCCTAACATCGCCGACTAA
- a CDS encoding homocysteine S-methyltransferase family protein: MNKISITEAIKERILVLDGAMGTMLQKYNFQEEDFRGDRFKHHSSDVKGNNDLLSITQPEAIAQVHADYFAAGADIVETNTFSATTIAMADYEMEFLVDELNEESAKIAKKVADEFTSKEPHKPRYVAGSIGPTNKTASMSPDVNDPGFRAITFEELRVAYKQQAAALVRGGVDVLLVETVFDTLNAKAALFAIEELQEELGIDIPVMVSGTITDASGRTLSGQTAEAFLISIEHLPLLSVGFNCALGAKQLTPYLESVSNKSIYGISAHPNAGLPNAFGEYDETPEQMAAQIKTYLDKSLVNIIGGCCGTSPDHIRAIAELAKNYTPRTIPAQNKLAHV, from the coding sequence ATGAATAAAATATCTATAACCGAAGCGATTAAAGAACGCATCCTCGTTCTTGATGGGGCCATGGGAACCATGCTGCAGAAATACAATTTTCAAGAAGAGGATTTTAGAGGAGATCGGTTTAAGCATCATTCTAGTGATGTGAAGGGAAACAATGACCTGCTCTCCATAACACAGCCTGAGGCCATCGCTCAAGTCCACGCCGATTATTTTGCCGCAGGTGCTGATATTGTAGAAACTAACACTTTCTCAGCCACAACCATAGCCATGGCAGACTATGAGATGGAATTTCTTGTAGATGAGCTGAACGAAGAAAGTGCCAAAATCGCCAAAAAAGTCGCTGATGAATTCACCTCAAAAGAGCCGCACAAGCCGCGATATGTTGCTGGTTCCATCGGACCAACTAATAAAACCGCAAGCATGTCTCCCGATGTCAATGATCCTGGTTTCAGGGCGATTACATTTGAAGAGTTACGTGTGGCCTATAAGCAGCAAGCTGCTGCATTAGTGAGAGGTGGTGTAGATGTATTGCTGGTAGAAACCGTTTTTGATACGCTTAATGCAAAAGCAGCACTTTTTGCTATTGAGGAACTCCAAGAAGAGTTAGGGATAGATATTCCGGTTATGGTCAGCGGTACAATAACGGATGCTTCAGGAAGAACCCTGAGTGGTCAGACCGCAGAAGCCTTTTTAATCTCCATAGAGCATCTACCGTTACTAAGCGTAGGATTTAATTGCGCGCTGGGAGCAAAACAACTCACACCTTATTTAGAGTCTGTAAGTAATAAATCCATTTACGGAATTAGCGCGCACCCTAATGCGGGATTGCCTAATGCTTTTGGCGAATATGATGAGACCCCTGAGCAAATGGCAGCTCAAATAAAAACCTACCTCGATAAGTCCTTGGTGAATATTATAGGCGGCTGTTGTGGCACGTCACCAGATCATATTAGGGCGATCGCAGAGCTCGCAAAGAATTACACGCCTAGAACTATTCCTGCACAAAACAAGTTAGCGCATGTCTAA
- a CDS encoding O-antigen translocase — translation MKRLLTRLNKNLLLKVAGYNSIHVGIRIVIGLFMTQIISRFVGAAGMAVMGNLRDFTQGVCRFAVLGLDNGLVKNAAELKGSRDRLKKTFNTAWCLSLVASILIGAFCAVYASWLDDTLIASEVSYDGVFRILGISLPFHAVFIILSSLMQGNEWYRRFITLNICASLALFAVSAYLIYNYNLLGALYGMVVVPFIQSLLAIGFWLKQDHQESLRLTQIFNIDFDALIAKPLLKYSIMALASAVMLPAAYIFIRKQVMLEVSDEAAGWWEAVSRISNYYMMFVTSLIGLYVLPSLSKDSSIRNYRSTITHFYKNILPIVILGLVSIFLCKELIIQLLFTAEFSGAVPLFKWQLAGDLIKIVTTVMAFRFIAQNQLKKYLIAEIASVGFFVIISYLIIPIYQEEGVVIAYFLNYVFYVLVLISLLRKELFSKISIE, via the coding sequence TTGAAACGCCTACTCACCAGACTGAATAAAAATCTTTTGCTCAAAGTAGCTGGCTATAATTCTATTCATGTAGGTATTCGTATCGTGATAGGGCTGTTCATGACTCAAATCATCTCACGATTTGTAGGCGCTGCTGGCATGGCTGTCATGGGAAATTTGAGAGATTTTACTCAAGGCGTATGTCGGTTTGCCGTTTTAGGGTTGGATAACGGTCTCGTAAAAAATGCTGCAGAACTAAAAGGCTCCCGCGATAGATTGAAAAAGACTTTCAATACCGCCTGGTGCCTGTCTTTAGTCGCTTCCATTTTAATAGGGGCATTCTGTGCTGTTTATGCATCATGGTTGGATGATACGCTTATCGCGAGTGAAGTTTCTTACGATGGGGTTTTTAGAATTCTGGGTATTTCCCTCCCTTTTCATGCGGTATTCATAATCTTAAGCAGTTTGATGCAGGGTAATGAGTGGTATCGCCGGTTTATTACTCTTAACATTTGCGCTAGTCTTGCATTATTTGCGGTATCTGCTTATTTGATTTACAACTATAATTTGCTCGGTGCGCTTTACGGAATGGTCGTCGTTCCTTTCATTCAATCGCTTTTGGCCATAGGTTTCTGGCTCAAACAGGACCATCAGGAATCACTCCGTTTAACCCAAATTTTCAATATTGACTTTGATGCTTTAATAGCAAAGCCATTGCTGAAGTACAGTATTATGGCTCTAGCGAGTGCAGTAATGTTGCCGGCGGCCTATATTTTCATTCGCAAACAGGTCATGCTTGAAGTAAGCGATGAAGCTGCTGGCTGGTGGGAAGCAGTGAGTAGAATCTCAAACTACTACATGATGTTTGTTACTTCACTCATAGGTTTATATGTTTTGCCCAGTTTGAGCAAAGACAGTAGCATCAGAAATTATCGCTCTACAATTACACATTTTTACAAGAATATTTTGCCCATCGTAATTTTAGGTTTGGTCAGCATATTCTTATGCAAGGAACTTATCATTCAATTACTTTTTACCGCAGAATTCTCTGGAGCTGTTCCGTTATTCAAATGGCAGCTAGCAGGCGATTTAATTAAAATCGTCACCACAGTGATGGCCTTTAGATTCATCGCTCAGAACCAACTCAAAAAATACCTCATTGCTGAAATAGCCAGCGTAGGTTTTTTCGTGATCATTAGCTATTTAATCATCCCCATTTATCAAGAAGAAGGCGTCGTAATCGCTTATTTTCTGAACTATGTGTTTTATGTTTTGGTGTTGATTTCGCTATTGCGAAAGGAGCTCTTTTCCAAAATCTCGATAGAATAA
- a CDS encoding GNAT family N-acetyltransferase: MVSVTQYTPDLKDAWNNFVSKCCNASFMHQRDFMEYHSDRFEDYSLLVYNHGDLIACIPAHKKGREFCSHGGLTYGGLLMESYDSKRFREVLDATISYLDTNQINQIEINLPPLSYDISIVEMEVQLENSGFELSRSLCSMGMNLQDEILISGKKSAGYRNGTFNTLSYAQSEDLASYWHSVLIPSLQARHDSTPVHSLDEITLLKSRFPKNIILKTVRFEEEVVAGSLFFLDREVVKNQYAASTPTGFQLRAMDYLNQESFKDFKNKGFKFFDFGTTHLPDGSINTGLKRYKSELGAKESQMNRWVLKLRVDNHAFAKA, translated from the coding sequence ATGGTTTCTGTAACACAATACACACCCGATTTGAAAGATGCATGGAACAATTTTGTTTCCAAGTGCTGCAATGCTTCTTTTATGCATCAGCGAGATTTTATGGAGTATCACTCAGATCGTTTTGAGGATTACAGCCTGTTAGTTTATAATCATGGTGATCTCATTGCCTGTATCCCAGCTCATAAAAAGGGTCGAGAGTTCTGCTCTCATGGTGGGTTAACTTATGGTGGTCTATTAATGGAGTCCTATGATTCAAAACGTTTTAGAGAGGTTCTAGACGCGACTATCTCGTATCTAGATACAAATCAAATTAATCAAATAGAAATTAACCTACCGCCCTTGAGTTATGATATATCTATTGTAGAAATGGAGGTGCAACTTGAAAATTCTGGCTTTGAGCTGTCGCGTTCCTTATGCAGTATGGGGATGAATTTGCAAGATGAGATCCTAATATCAGGGAAAAAATCTGCGGGTTATCGCAATGGTACTTTTAATACCCTCTCTTACGCTCAAAGTGAAGATTTAGCGAGTTATTGGCATTCGGTGCTTATTCCATCGCTTCAGGCAAGGCATGATTCAACACCGGTTCATTCGCTAGATGAGATTACCCTACTTAAATCTCGATTCCCGAAAAATATAATTCTGAAAACGGTACGTTTTGAAGAAGAGGTTGTAGCTGGATCACTTTTTTTCCTGGATCGAGAAGTTGTCAAAAATCAATACGCAGCCAGTACTCCTACAGGATTTCAGTTACGTGCAATGGATTACTTAAATCAGGAATCCTTCAAGGATTTTAAGAATAAGGGATTTAAATTTTTTGATTTTGGCACCACACATTTACCAGACGGAAGTATAAATACAGGATTAAAACGTTATAAGTCTGAGCTCGGAGCAAAAGAATCTCAAATGAATAGATGGGTTTTAAAGTTAAGAGTTGATAATCACGCTTTCGCGAAAGCGTAA
- the typA gene encoding translational GTPase TypA codes for MKDIRNIAIIAHVDHGKTTLVDKILHHCEIFRENENTGELILDNNDIERERGITILAKNVSVNYKGTKINIIDTPGHADFGGEVERVLNMADGVLLLVDAFEGPMPQTRFVLQKAVDLGLKPCVVVNKVDKENCTPEEVHESVFDLMFELGAEEWQLDFPTVYGSAKNNWMSEDWQQETENIEPLLDMVIEHVPAPKVEEGTTQLLITSLDFSNYTGRIAIGRVKRGSIKENQQVTLCKRNGDQQKTRVKEVYVFDGMGRAKVSEVHAGDICALVGLEGFEIGDSVADFENPEPMETIAIDEPTMSMLFTINDSPFFGKDGKYVTSRNIKDRLTKELEKNLALQVHDTDSADKFMVFGRGVLHLSVLIETMRREGYELQIGQPQVIIKEIDGVKCEPVEELTIDLPESVSGKAVEMVTMRKGEMTSMSPKGDRMLCEFKIPSRGIIGLRNQLITATAGEAIMNHRFVGFEPFKGDIPGRINGSLISMEKGTAIPYSMDKMQDRGKFFIEPGEEIYTGQVVGENSRPDDLVLNLTKTKKLSNVRSAGADDKVKIAPPVKFTLEEALEYIQKDEYVEVTPNHLRLRKIYLDENERKRKAKEMG; via the coding sequence ATGAAAGATATAAGAAATATCGCAATCATCGCCCACGTAGACCACGGTAAGACTACGCTGGTAGATAAAATTTTACACCATTGCGAGATCTTCCGTGAGAACGAAAACACGGGCGAGCTCATTCTTGACAATAATGACATCGAGCGTGAACGCGGGATTACCATTCTGGCAAAAAACGTTTCAGTAAATTATAAAGGAACAAAGATCAACATCATCGACACTCCTGGTCACGCCGATTTTGGTGGAGAAGTAGAACGCGTTCTCAATATGGCAGACGGTGTTCTGTTACTTGTGGATGCCTTTGAAGGTCCTATGCCGCAGACTCGTTTTGTATTGCAAAAAGCTGTGGATCTAGGTTTGAAACCTTGTGTGGTAGTCAATAAAGTTGATAAAGAAAACTGTACTCCAGAAGAAGTCCACGAGTCCGTATTTGACCTCATGTTTGAACTGGGTGCCGAAGAATGGCAGCTGGATTTTCCTACCGTTTACGGGAGTGCAAAAAACAACTGGATGAGTGAGGACTGGCAGCAGGAAACTGAAAACATCGAGCCGCTTCTAGACATGGTGATTGAGCATGTGCCAGCACCTAAGGTTGAAGAAGGAACGACTCAGTTGCTTATTACTTCGCTTGACTTTTCAAACTACACCGGACGTATCGCTATAGGTCGTGTGAAAAGAGGTTCCATAAAAGAAAACCAGCAGGTAACGCTTTGTAAGCGTAACGGAGACCAACAAAAAACTCGCGTTAAAGAAGTTTATGTATTTGACGGGATGGGTCGTGCCAAAGTCTCAGAAGTACACGCTGGAGATATTTGCGCTCTAGTAGGACTTGAAGGTTTTGAAATAGGCGACAGCGTAGCCGATTTTGAAAATCCAGAGCCTATGGAGACTATTGCTATCGACGAGCCTACCATGAGTATGTTGTTTACGATAAATGATTCACCGTTTTTTGGAAAAGATGGTAAATATGTAACATCTAGAAATATTAAGGATCGCTTGACAAAAGAGCTTGAAAAAAACCTAGCGCTTCAAGTACACGACACCGATAGTGCTGATAAATTCATGGTATTCGGTCGTGGGGTATTGCACCTTTCGGTTTTGATAGAAACCATGCGTCGTGAAGGTTATGAATTGCAGATAGGTCAGCCACAGGTTATAATCAAGGAAATAGATGGTGTGAAGTGTGAGCCTGTAGAAGAATTGACTATCGATCTTCCAGAAAGCGTGAGTGGTAAGGCTGTGGAAATGGTGACCATGCGTAAAGGTGAGATGACCAGTATGAGTCCTAAGGGGGACCGCATGCTGTGCGAGTTCAAAATTCCATCGCGAGGTATCATAGGGTTGCGTAATCAATTAATTACTGCTACTGCAGGTGAGGCGATCATGAACCATAGATTTGTAGGTTTTGAGCCCTTCAAAGGTGATATTCCGGGACGTATCAACGGGTCTTTAATCTCTATGGAAAAAGGAACTGCGATTCCTTATTCTATGGATAAAATGCAAGATCGTGGTAAGTTTTTTATCGAGCCGGGTGAAGAAATCTATACCGGTCAGGTAGTAGGAGAAAATTCAAGACCAGACGATCTTGTTTTGAACCTGACTAAAACAAAGAAGCTTTCAAACGTACGTAGTGCTGGAGCTGATGATAAAGTAAAGATCGCACCACCAGTGAAATTTACTCTTGAAGAAGCGCTTGAATACATTCAAAAGGATGAATACGTTGAGGTAACGCCTAATCACTTAAGATTACGTAAAATCTATCTTGACGAAAATGAGCGCAAGAGAAAAGCAAAAGAAATGGGTTAA